Proteins encoded in a region of the Oscillospiraceae bacterium MB24-C1 genome:
- a CDS encoding AraC family transcriptional regulator, with product MYEWHKNIQIIVDEIDECIRHHHDEPLTLRFLSHKLGYSEFHTTRKFKEISGMPFRDYLRLRKLAFALKEVRDSEKSILDIAFDYGFSSHEAFTRAFKGSYGVTPSEYRKKPKPVVLRTKINPFDRYFLGLGEIGMMKSTDDVKIYFVTIPAHKFLHIKNYESNGYWDFWQKQSLIPGQDCETICGLLDSIKGKLDDDGGSESNGGSGQIMAYINDPDGRLCDWGIPRTECYGVRLPFDYKGEVPSQMLMIDVPEAEYIVFEHGPFDYEQENRSVEEKMEKAMATFDFASTDYCFDTSPGRLIYFYFNPERHFKYIRPVCKL from the coding sequence ATGTACGAGTGGCACAAAAATATTCAAATAATTGTTGATGAAATTGACGAGTGTATCAGACATCATCACGATGAACCATTAACGCTACGGTTTCTTTCTCACAAGTTGGGTTATTCTGAATTTCATACTACCAGAAAATTTAAGGAAATATCAGGTATGCCTTTTAGAGATTATCTGCGGCTGAGAAAGTTAGCCTTTGCACTAAAAGAGGTTCGGGATAGTGAAAAAAGCATTTTGGATATTGCTTTTGATTATGGTTTTTCATCACATGAGGCTTTTACCAGAGCTTTCAAGGGATCATATGGTGTAACTCCAAGTGAATACCGAAAAAAGCCGAAACCTGTCGTTCTTCGTACAAAAATAAACCCTTTCGATCGCTACTTTTTAGGACTTGGAGAGATTGGTATGATGAAATCTACAGATGATGTTAAAATTTATTTTGTAACCATTCCCGCACACAAATTTTTGCACATAAAAAACTATGAGAGTAATGGCTATTGGGATTTTTGGCAAAAGCAAAGTCTTATTCCGGGACAGGACTGCGAAACAATTTGTGGCTTACTCGATAGTATCAAGGGCAAATTGGATGACGATGGTGGGAGCGAATCTAACGGCGGCAGCGGTCAGATTATGGCGTACATTAATGACCCGGATGGTAGACTCTGCGATTGGGGTATTCCACGTACAGAGTGTTATGGTGTACGTCTTCCTTTTGATTATAAAGGTGAAGTGCCATCACAAATGCTTATGATTGATGTTCCCGAAGCCGAGTATATTGTTTTTGAGCATGGGCCATTCGATTATGAGCAGGAAAATCGTAGTGTGGAGGAAAAGATGGAAAAGGCAATGGCAACTTTTGATTTTGCAAGTACGGATTACTGCTTTGACACTTCCCCCGGTAGATTAATTTACTTTTATTTTAATCCTGAACGGCATTTTAAATATATCAGACCAGTGTGCAAGCTTTAA
- a CDS encoding manganese catalase family protein — MWSYEKRLQFPVRITNPNPKLAQAIITQYGGPDGELGASMRYISQRYTMPHRTVAGLLTDIGTEELAHLEMISAIVHQLTKNLNAQQLEEAGFMPYYIEHTLGVYPCSSAGDPFNALAFQSKGDPITDLSEDMAAEQKARTTYDNILRLVDDPDVRAPIVFLREREIVHFQRFGEALRMVTEQLDSRNFYAFNPAFDKACR; from the coding sequence ATGTGGAGTTATGAAAAGCGGTTGCAATTCCCTGTTCGCATTACAAATCCCAACCCCAAATTGGCACAGGCAATAATCACGCAATACGGCGGGCCCGACGGTGAGCTAGGTGCCTCTATGCGCTATATTTCTCAGCGTTATACCATGCCGCACCGTACCGTGGCCGGGCTGCTAACTGATATCGGCACCGAAGAGCTTGCGCATCTTGAAATGATTAGTGCGATTGTTCACCAGCTGACCAAAAATTTGAATGCCCAACAACTTGAAGAAGCAGGCTTTATGCCATATTACATAGAGCATACGCTCGGTGTTTACCCTTGTTCCTCTGCGGGAGATCCTTTTAATGCCTTGGCGTTTCAGTCAAAAGGCGATCCAATTACTGATTTAAGCGAAGATATGGCTGCAGAGCAAAAGGCTAGAACAACCTATGACAATATTCTGCGCCTGGTTGATGACCCCGATGTTCGCGCCCCGATTGTGTTTTTACGCGAACGCGAAATTGTTCACTTCCAAAGATTTGGAGAAGCGCTACGTATGGTGACTGAACAGTTAGATTCAAGAAACTTTTATGCCTTTAATCCGGCTTTTGACAAAGCGTGCCGGTAA
- a CDS encoding spore coat protein CotJB, producing the protein MIYDNMSLPENTLPLDNIISAQNPRSMQNAPQSGMVSPNMMPHNMNTMLAAQENRSSTNNKSQAKQQLAHYCFALHEAVLYLDTHPNDQNALEYYRRKQQQLIQASENYQKVVGPIRSCMVDTNSGSWQWVETPWPWEIEED; encoded by the coding sequence ATGATTTATGATAACATGAGCTTGCCTGAAAACACACTGCCTCTGGATAATATTATATCGGCTCAAAATCCAAGAAGTATGCAAAACGCACCACAGAGTGGCATGGTGTCACCCAATATGATGCCGCACAACATGAATACAATGTTAGCCGCACAGGAAAACCGGAGTAGCACCAATAATAAATCACAGGCGAAGCAGCAGCTCGCGCATTATTGTTTTGCACTTCATGAAGCGGTTTTATATCTGGATACCCACCCAAATGATCAAAATGCACTGGAGTATTACCGCAGAAAACAGCAGCAGTTAATCCAGGCCAGCGAAAATTACCAAAAAGTTGTCGGTCCAATTCGGTCATGTATGGTTGACACCAACTCCGGTAGCTGGCAATGGGTTGAGACGCCCTGGCCTTGGGAAATTGAGGAGGATTGA
- a CDS encoding metallophosphoesterase, with protein MKHLITGAASLCAAGAAYSYYQNNVLQVTRHTLNIGLPKPIRLICLADLHGKQFGKNNRNLITQIRALTPDLIVFPGDTLSADCHNLVPTIKTLEALNRIAPCFLIPGNHERRSGRWPEIADNFRAVGLIVLENTQFDGYMHGSPVHILGLDEGLAVSRFDYIKAACKTLEYADNREPLRTLSQQDGLRIVLSHFPEHYALIDELSYCRFPFDLMLCGHAHGGQVRLGKRLSLYAPGQGLFPRFCQGLYGSNPALLVSRGLGNDSPFPRINNRPEIVSVTIM; from the coding sequence ATGAAACACTTAATAACAGGTGCAGCTTCACTTTGTGCAGCCGGAGCCGCTTATAGCTATTACCAAAACAATGTGCTGCAAGTGACCCGCCACACGCTCAATATCGGTTTGCCGAAACCAATAAGACTTATTTGTCTGGCCGATCTGCACGGCAAACAGTTTGGTAAAAATAATAGAAATTTAATTACGCAAATACGCGCGCTGACTCCGGATCTGATCGTATTCCCAGGCGACACACTTAGCGCTGATTGCCACAATCTTGTGCCAACCATCAAAACACTGGAAGCACTGAACCGCATTGCGCCCTGCTTTCTTATTCCAGGCAATCACGAGCGCCGCTCTGGACGCTGGCCTGAAATCGCCGACAACTTCAGGGCAGTCGGGTTAATTGTTCTCGAAAACACCCAATTTGACGGGTATATGCACGGGTCCCCCGTGCATATATTAGGGCTGGATGAAGGCTTGGCCGTCTCCCGTTTTGATTATATCAAGGCTGCGTGTAAAACGCTGGAATATGCCGATAACCGTGAACCACTACGCACCTTATCGCAACAGGATGGCCTGCGCATCGTTCTTTCACACTTTCCTGAACATTACGCTTTGATCGACGAGCTTTCTTACTGCCGCTTTCCGTTTGATTTGATGCTCTGCGGGCACGCCCATGGCGGTCAGGTTCGCCTAGGTAAACGGCTGTCACTTTATGCACCGGGTCAGGGTCTTTTCCCGCGTTTTTGTCAGGGGCTGTATGGCAGTAATCCAGCGTTATTGGTCAGCCGTGGATTAGGTAATGACAGTCCTTTCCCCAGAATTAATAACCGACCCGAGATTGTATCGGTTACAATTATGTGA
- a CDS encoding threonine/serine dehydratase, which yields MITFQDVLEAKERISSYIAHTPLLRVPALDATLGCKVYLKPENLQITGSFKIRGALNAMLCLSDSQKKNGVVCCSSGNHAQGVACAAKILGLNAVIVMPENVNPVKLAGTKSYGATVLLAGTRSSERDEKANALVQQEGRTLIHPYANDYVRAGQGTIAIEILQDAPDIDTIVAPVGGGGMLSGIATAAKMIKPGIRIVGTEPAGAPRYSASRRAKKPIWLDNVDTIADGTRTDHADPDNFEMIEQLVDALVSVTDDDIRAAMKLTVSAAKVVAEPSSSMPVAATLSKKLNVRPDENVCFVISGGNVDPALLKEVL from the coding sequence ATGATTACTTTTCAGGATGTATTGGAGGCGAAAGAAAGAATTTCCTCCTATATCGCCCACACACCGCTGCTGCGTGTTCCCGCTTTAGATGCCACACTAGGATGCAAGGTCTATCTCAAGCCCGAAAATCTGCAGATTACAGGTTCCTTTAAAATACGGGGCGCTCTCAACGCTATGCTCTGCTTATCCGATTCACAGAAAAAGAACGGCGTAGTCTGCTGTTCCAGCGGCAACCATGCACAGGGGGTCGCCTGCGCCGCCAAGATTTTAGGCCTGAACGCTGTGATCGTTATGCCCGAAAATGTTAATCCTGTCAAACTAGCGGGAACAAAGTCCTACGGCGCAACGGTACTGCTGGCCGGAACCCGCTCAAGCGAGCGCGACGAAAAGGCTAATGCGCTGGTGCAGCAGGAGGGACGAACCCTTATTCACCCTTACGCAAATGACTATGTCAGAGCCGGTCAGGGCACCATTGCCATTGAAATTTTGCAGGATGCGCCTGATATTGACACCATTGTGGCGCCGGTAGGAGGTGGCGGCATGCTCTCAGGCATTGCGACTGCTGCCAAGATGATTAAACCCGGCATCCGGATCGTCGGAACAGAACCGGCAGGGGCGCCCAGATATAGCGCCAGCCGCAGAGCAAAAAAACCGATTTGGCTTGATAATGTCGATACAATTGCCGACGGCACCCGCACAGACCACGCCGACCCGGACAACTTTGAAATGATTGAACAACTGGTAGACGCGCTGGTTTCCGTTACCGACGACGACATTCGCGCTGCTATGAAACTGACTGTTTCCGCCGCTAAGGTTGTAGCCGAGCCTTCTTCCTCGATGCCGGTTGCCGCTACACTTTCCAAAAAGCTCAATGTCCGCCCAGACGAAAATGTTTGCTTTGTTATCTCGGGCGGGAACGTCGACCCCGCGCTGTTAAAGGAAGTGCTATAA
- a CDS encoding spore coat associated protein CotJA — protein MDFRQQQAAMCYPSHMVLPTMAQTDMTMPGTMVLPLAMAYVPMQGWSQTYDPAVGLQRGTVFPELDLPWMVIGGECK, from the coding sequence TTGGATTTTCGTCAGCAACAGGCGGCTATGTGCTATCCGTCGCATATGGTTTTGCCTACAATGGCACAAACAGACATGACCATGCCGGGAACTATGGTGCTGCCGCTGGCAATGGCATATGTCCCTATGCAGGGCTGGTCACAAACATATGATCCTGCGGTGGGCTTGCAGCGCGGAACGGTATTTCCTGAACTCGATCTGCCGTGGATGGTAATAGGGGGCGAATGCAAATGA
- a CDS encoding flavin reductase family protein, producing the protein MAKQTWKGSTLLAPLPAALVTCGTLDAPNVFTVAWTGIVNTQPAKTYISVRPERFSYPLIRQSGEFVINITTRRLLRAVDFCGVRSGRDTDKFAVCDLTAEPASQLSCPMLAESPLSLECRITDVMELGSHHMMLADIVAVNADESLISKSGKLQLNHADLIAFAHGAYYELGRQLGTFGYSVAKKPAAKRGRSSKNGGTVRKA; encoded by the coding sequence ATGGCTAAACAAACTTGGAAGGGCAGCACCCTACTGGCGCCTCTACCCGCAGCACTTGTCACCTGCGGTACGCTTGATGCACCCAATGTTTTTACAGTGGCATGGACGGGAATCGTCAACACCCAGCCCGCTAAAACCTATATTTCGGTTCGACCGGAGCGATTTTCTTACCCGCTGATTCGGCAATCAGGCGAATTCGTAATTAATATTACAACTCGTCGGCTTTTACGCGCGGTGGATTTTTGCGGTGTTCGCTCTGGGCGTGACACCGATAAATTTGCCGTTTGTGATCTTACAGCCGAACCAGCTTCACAGCTGAGCTGCCCTATGCTGGCCGAAAGCCCTCTTTCGTTAGAATGCCGCATCACCGATGTAATGGAACTGGGTTCGCATCATATGATGCTGGCGGACATTGTCGCCGTCAACGCCGACGAATCGCTTATTTCTAAAAGCGGTAAGCTTCAGCTCAACCATGCCGATCTTATTGCATTTGCACATGGTGCATATTATGAGCTAGGGCGGCAGCTCGGTACGTTTGGGTATAGTGTAGCCAAAAAGCCCGCGGCCAAAAGAGGCAGATCTTCTAAAAACGGCGGCACTGTACGAAAGGCTTAA
- the cls gene encoding cardiolipin synthase — protein MKRLKKLLFSRTLIVSVLVIGQILILLLFILRLSRYFAAMYGVFMLISAIVTLVVVNKEVNPSYKLAWIIPIMMFPLFGGLFYLIFGNTHLSKGLSLRMRRVEERMNLRQAQTSEAQALLKTLPQSLQKQSNYIFNAGYPAYCGTQTRYLTPGERKFEAMLEALESAQRYIFLEYFIIEEGVMWDSILAVLERKAKEGVEVRVIYDGFGCLLTLPDNYFEVLRQKGINCIEFNPLIPVVTLLMNNRDHRKILVVDGRIGFMGGVNIADEYINAIDRFGHWKDAAVQLTGDAVWSLTAMFLSIWDAVTGEDTQEELYYTPPMAEGKPNGIVQPYSDTPLDSEQVGEMVYLNIINRANKYVYIYTPYLIVDNETVTALLLAAKNGVDVRIITPHQGDKWYVHMVTRAYYAQLVRGGVKIYEYTPGFIHAKTFVADDEVATVGTINLDYRSFYLHFECGVWMAQTDAVCDIRADFLETLKLCEPITADSKQLKSGCVLRLVSAVLRLFSPLM, from the coding sequence ATTAAAAGACTAAAAAAACTGTTGTTTTCGCGCACTTTAATTGTCTCGGTGCTTGTGATAGGACAGATTTTAATTTTATTGCTGTTTATCCTCAGACTTTCGCGCTATTTTGCCGCCATGTATGGCGTTTTTATGCTAATTTCTGCCATTGTAACGCTTGTGGTGGTTAATAAGGAGGTTAATCCCTCTTATAAACTGGCTTGGATTATCCCCATTATGATGTTTCCGCTTTTTGGCGGATTGTTCTATTTGATTTTTGGGAATACACATTTAAGCAAAGGTTTGTCGCTGCGTATGCGCCGGGTTGAGGAGCGTATGAATCTTAGGCAGGCGCAGACTTCCGAAGCGCAAGCTCTGCTCAAAACGCTGCCTCAATCCCTGCAAAAACAGTCAAATTATATTTTCAATGCAGGTTATCCGGCTTATTGTGGCACCCAAACGCGCTATCTCACTCCGGGTGAGCGAAAGTTTGAAGCGATGCTTGAGGCACTTGAAAGCGCACAACGTTATATCTTTTTGGAATACTTCATCATCGAAGAAGGCGTTATGTGGGACAGCATTTTAGCGGTGCTGGAGCGTAAGGCCAAAGAGGGCGTTGAGGTTCGCGTTATCTACGATGGCTTTGGCTGTCTACTAACGCTTCCAGACAACTATTTTGAGGTGCTGCGCCAAAAGGGAATCAACTGTATTGAGTTTAACCCGTTGATTCCAGTGGTCACACTGTTGATGAATAACCGTGATCACCGTAAAATCTTGGTCGTAGATGGGCGCATTGGTTTCATGGGCGGTGTGAACATCGCAGATGAGTATATCAATGCTATCGATCGTTTCGGGCATTGGAAGGATGCTGCCGTGCAACTAACAGGAGACGCGGTGTGGAGTCTGACGGCAATGTTCCTTTCCATATGGGATGCCGTTACCGGTGAGGACACACAGGAAGAGCTGTACTACACCCCACCAATGGCAGAGGGAAAACCCAACGGTATCGTTCAGCCCTATTCCGACACACCCCTTGACAGTGAGCAGGTTGGCGAAATGGTTTATCTCAACATCATAAACCGCGCAAACAAATATGTCTACATCTACACACCCTACCTCATTGTTGATAACGAGACGGTGACAGCACTGCTGTTAGCAGCCAAAAACGGGGTGGATGTCCGCATCATTACCCCACACCAGGGTGATAAATGGTACGTGCACATGGTCACCCGCGCCTATTATGCGCAGCTTGTGCGCGGAGGGGTCAAGATCTATGAATATACACCCGGATTTATCCACGCAAAAACCTTTGTAGCCGATGATGAAGTTGCCACAGTCGGTACCATTAATCTTGACTATCGCAGCTTTTACCTACATTTTGAGTGTGGCGTGTGGATGGCGCAGACAGATGCGGTGTGCGATATCCGGGCTGATTTTTTAGAGACGCTGAAGCTCTGCGAGCCAATTACCGCCGATAGTAAGCAGTTAAAATCCGGCTGTGTACTGCGGTTGGTCAGCGCGGTGCTGCGGCTGTTTTCGCCTTTAATGTAA
- a CDS encoding methyltransferase domain-containing protein, translated as MTDCIFRCPICKAPLKGTDFALKCGSGHSFDKAAQGYVHLLPPNKMHTKLPGDNREMVAARRRFLDAGIYQSFRDRICTLISDELRGRSAPLLIDAGCGEGYYTDAVRHALESVCQSPVICGFDISKLAVKAAAGRSRALHLAVASCFEIPVQDACADVLLSVFAPIVPTEFARVLKPGGMMLLAVASERHLLGLKQLLYETPYLNTYQETIYSGFTFERRIPVRTHAILTDNGLIADLFAMTPYYWKTPIEGSHRLQQASRLETELGFDLLIYRRQE; from the coding sequence ATGACGGATTGTATTTTTCGCTGCCCCATTTGTAAAGCACCGCTAAAGGGCACTGATTTTGCACTCAAATGCGGCAGTGGCCACAGCTTTGATAAGGCAGCACAGGGGTATGTGCATCTTTTGCCACCTAATAAAATGCATACCAAGCTGCCCGGTGATAATCGTGAAATGGTAGCGGCACGCCGCAGATTTTTGGATGCAGGTATTTACCAATCATTTAGGGATCGTATCTGCACACTGATATCGGATGAACTGCGTGGTCGCTCCGCCCCCCTGCTAATTGACGCAGGTTGCGGTGAGGGTTACTATACCGATGCCGTTCGCCACGCGTTGGAATCGGTCTGCCAATCGCCTGTTATTTGCGGGTTTGATATTTCAAAGCTGGCGGTCAAGGCGGCGGCCGGTCGCAGCCGGGCGTTGCATCTGGCAGTGGCAAGCTGCTTTGAAATTCCGGTTCAAGATGCCTGTGCCGATGTCTTGTTGAGTGTCTTTGCGCCGATTGTTCCCACCGAATTTGCGCGTGTACTCAAGCCGGGCGGTATGATGCTTTTGGCGGTGGCAAGCGAACGGCATCTACTTGGCTTAAAACAATTACTTTACGAGACTCCATATTTAAACACCTATCAAGAAACGATCTATTCGGGATTTACTTTTGAACGCCGTATTCCCGTCCGTACACACGCTATACTGACCGATAACGGCCTGATAGCCGATCTATTTGCTATGACCCCCTATTACTGGAAAACTCCGATTGAGGGTAGCCATCGCCTTCAACAAGCCAGCCGACTGGAAACTGAGCTCGGATTTGACCTGCTAATATATCGCCGTCAGGAGTGA
- a CDS encoding CapA family protein, whose product MKKTGVLKLTVLVLLLSLSAIGLFWATANMDLQSIYNGGGSSESAQVLVASSGVPDSEPEPQPEPEPSKLHFMAAGDNLIHDNIYKQAAARVGGNGFDFDLPYEHVAGLFEDADIAFINQETIIAENIYPLSGYPLFNSPEAVGDKIVDMGFNVVCMSNNHMFDMGEPGLIAAMDFWGAKPDVLSMGAWRTEEDMQQPVTIEKNGITIGFVPITEHTNGLKLPAKTPLRFIRSDEYDLMKQQVELARANSDFVVVSIHWGTENSNNTNDNQLELSQMFADWGVDLVLGHHSHTLQPMEWRTGQGGNRMLVVYSLGNFISSMLDPQNMLGGVLDLDIEKDPKTGETTITRAKMNPIVTQYDTTGRKDVRIYPFIEYTDELVKKHGMTQWHGQFSQTYLSGIIKKNIPTEFLNDDVLTKIG is encoded by the coding sequence ATGAAAAAGACAGGTGTTCTAAAACTGACAGTATTGGTGCTGCTGCTTTCGCTTTCTGCAATCGGATTATTTTGGGCAACCGCAAATATGGACTTGCAAAGCATTTATAATGGGGGCGGCTCTTCTGAGTCGGCGCAGGTATTGGTTGCATCTTCTGGTGTGCCTGATTCTGAGCCGGAGCCTCAACCTGAGCCGGAACCTTCGAAGCTGCATTTTATGGCGGCAGGCGACAATCTGATTCACGACAACATATATAAACAGGCGGCGGCGCGCGTCGGTGGCAACGGCTTTGATTTTGACCTGCCCTATGAACATGTCGCCGGGCTATTTGAAGACGCTGATATTGCATTTATTAACCAAGAGACCATTATAGCCGAGAATATTTACCCGCTTTCGGGTTATCCGTTGTTTAACTCCCCCGAGGCGGTGGGCGACAAGATTGTGGATATGGGTTTTAACGTGGTGTGCATGTCCAATAATCACATGTTTGACATGGGTGAACCTGGTTTGATTGCTGCAATGGATTTTTGGGGTGCTAAGCCGGATGTACTTTCTATGGGGGCATGGCGTACTGAAGAAGATATGCAGCAGCCTGTTACAATTGAAAAGAATGGTATTACCATCGGTTTCGTGCCAATCACCGAACATACAAACGGCTTGAAGCTGCCTGCCAAAACACCGCTGCGCTTCATTCGCTCGGACGAATATGATCTGATGAAGCAGCAGGTGGAGCTGGCCCGCGCCAACAGCGATTTTGTGGTGGTGTCGATTCACTGGGGCACTGAAAACAGCAATAACACCAACGACAATCAGCTTGAGTTATCGCAGATGTTTGCAGATTGGGGCGTCGATTTGGTGCTGGGGCACCATTCCCACACATTGCAGCCGATGGAGTGGCGAACCGGGCAAGGCGGTAATCGCATGCTGGTGGTCTATTCTCTAGGCAACTTCATTTCGAGCATGCTCGACCCGCAGAACATGCTGGGTGGTGTGCTTGATCTGGACATCGAAAAGGATCCAAAGACAGGTGAAACGACGATCACCCGGGCTAAGATGAATCCCATTGTCACACAGTATGATACCACCGGGCGCAAAGATGTGCGCATTTATCCGTTCATCGAATACACCGATGAGTTGGTCAAAAAGCACGGAATGACGCAGTGGCACGGTCAGTTCTCTCAAACGTATCTGTCCGGTATCATCAAAAAGAATATTCCGACTGAGTTTTTAAATGACGATGTTTTGACGAAAATAGGTTAA
- the malQ gene encoding 4-alpha-glucanotransferase produces the protein MKGRSSGVLLPVFSLPGDYGIGTLGKSAHEFIDFLAAAGQKVWQILPMVPPGSGNSPYMSPSAFAGNPLMLDLEDLAEQGLLTPEDLAAARFSDPDHVDYIWLCENRYPLLKKAWSRDSNTAARSTFLEQQASWLPDHAFFCALSQHFGCPLNRWPDKAARLRDPETLAQYRIRLYDEIDFQVFLQYHFFRQWGALRHYAQARNITIMGDIAIYVSADSAQVWSEPALFQVDENFTPTHVAGVPPDTFSDKGQHWGNPLYDWENQRDALFQWWAGRIKNAALLYDMVRIDHFRGFHTYWSIPAQAHSTLEGHWEKGPGQPLIDFLSQQFPDLALIAEDLGDLDEAARNFISQSGLPGMKVLVYAFDPAENSAYLPHNCPVDSVIYTGTHDTPTFVQWLFAEANSEAQAFALDYLRLRSDEGFGWGAVCGAWMSPSRLAIAPLQDILGLGADARVNFPGTTGCQNWSWRVRSDALNPEVVERLKKITRTYRRG, from the coding sequence ATGAAGGGACGTTCCAGCGGTGTTTTGCTCCCTGTTTTTTCTCTTCCCGGTGATTACGGCATTGGGACATTGGGAAAAAGCGCCCACGAATTTATCGATTTTCTTGCAGCTGCCGGCCAGAAAGTCTGGCAGATTCTCCCTATGGTTCCGCCCGGAAGTGGCAACTCCCCTTATATGTCTCCCTCCGCATTTGCTGGCAACCCCTTGATGCTGGACTTGGAGGATCTGGCAGAACAAGGGCTGCTTACGCCGGAAGATTTGGCTGCTGCTCGCTTTTCTGACCCCGACCACGTGGACTATATCTGGCTTTGTGAAAATCGCTATCCACTGTTAAAGAAAGCCTGGTCGCGGGACAGCAACACGGCAGCTCGTTCCACTTTTCTGGAGCAGCAAGCTAGCTGGCTGCCCGACCACGCCTTTTTTTGCGCTCTCAGCCAACATTTTGGTTGCCCACTGAACCGGTGGCCCGATAAGGCCGCACGTCTTCGAGATCCCGAAACACTGGCGCAATATCGCATCCGGCTTTACGACGAAATTGATTTTCAGGTTTTTCTACAGTACCACTTTTTCCGTCAGTGGGGTGCGCTTAGGCACTATGCCCAAGCACGTAACATCACCATTATGGGTGATATTGCAATCTATGTTTCAGCCGACAGTGCTCAGGTTTGGTCAGAGCCCGCTCTTTTTCAAGTTGATGAAAATTTTACGCCAACTCATGTGGCAGGGGTTCCACCGGACACTTTCTCCGACAAGGGGCAGCACTGGGGCAACCCCTTGTATGATTGGGAAAATCAGCGGGATGCCCTTTTTCAATGGTGGGCCGGGCGAATAAAAAATGCCGCACTGCTCTACGATATGGTTCGAATAGACCACTTTCGCGGGTTCCACACTTACTGGTCCATCCCGGCTCAGGCACATAGCACTTTAGAAGGCCACTGGGAAAAGGGACCCGGCCAGCCTCTGATAGACTTTTTGTCCCAACAGTTTCCCGATCTAGCGCTTATCGCCGAGGATTTGGGGGATTTGGATGAAGCCGCCCGAAATTTTATTTCTCAATCAGGGCTGCCCGGCATGAAGGTTCTGGTTTATGCTTTTGACCCAGCCGAAAACAGTGCCTACCTGCCCCACAATTGCCCGGTTGATTCCGTAATATACACCGGTACTCACGATACCCCAACCTTTGTGCAGTGGCTGTTTGCTGAAGCAAACTCCGAGGCACAGGCGTTTGCCCTCGATTATCTTCGCCTACGTTCAGATGAGGGCTTTGGATGGGGCGCTGTATGCGGTGCTTGGATGTCTCCAAGCCGTTTAGCCATCGCTCCGCTTCAGGATATTCTTGGTTTGGGGGCGGATGCACGGGTAAATTTCCCGGGTACCACAGGGTGCCAGAACTGGTCATGGCGCGTTCGGTCAGATGCTTTAAATCCAGAGGTAGTTGAGCGTCTGAAAAAAATAACGCGCACCTATCGGCGGGGTTAG
- a CDS encoding IclR family transcriptional regulator yields MKRNLGTDKTTRSNQSSEKMLTILERMSEQDEPIRLQDISRLVGMNESTALRYIATLQKSGYVVQDSDTGRYSLTYKICAVAANVSSRKNIRNICSPYLRSIAQIFSESANVAEEHNMMVVYIEAISGPRQLLMTTRRVGNVSPMHCTAVGKLLLLNYSQQQLQQYIAAKGLPALTDHTITESGRLFAELDKVRAQGYAFDNEEYEPGARCVAAPIYDYTGNIIAGLSVSGPITRMTDEHIYEKLPFLLDAAQQISLRMGYEGRLLR; encoded by the coding sequence GTGAAAAGAAACCTTGGTACGGATAAGACAACGCGTTCCAATCAGTCTTCTGAAAAAATGCTTACAATATTAGAGCGCATGTCCGAGCAGGATGAACCGATACGTTTACAGGATATCTCCCGCTTGGTTGGGATGAACGAAAGCACAGCACTGCGCTATATAGCCACGCTGCAAAAGAGCGGGTATGTGGTGCAGGATTCCGACACGGGGCGGTATTCGCTTACCTATAAGATTTGTGCGGTGGCCGCCAATGTGTCTAGCCGCAAAAATATCCGAAATATCTGCTCGCCATACCTGCGCTCGATTGCACAAATCTTCTCAGAGTCGGCCAACGTTGCCGAAGAGCATAACATGATGGTGGTGTATATTGAGGCTATCAGCGGCCCGCGTCAGCTTTTGATGACCACTCGCCGCGTGGGTAACGTTTCTCCCATGCACTGTACCGCGGTGGGCAAGCTGTTGTTGCTCAATTACAGCCAGCAGCAGCTTCAGCAATATATTGCAGCCAAGGGGCTGCCGGCGCTCACCGACCACACTATTACAGAGTCTGGCCGCCTGTTTGCCGAACTGGATAAGGTCCGGGCACAAGGCTATGCCTTTGATAACGAGGAATATGAGCCGGGTGCCAGATGCGTGGCCGCACCTATCTATGACTATACCGGCAATATTATTGCGGGCCTTAGCGTCAGTGGTCCAATCACCCGTATGACCGATGAACATATTTACGAAAAACTCCCCTTCTTGCTCGACGCGGCGCAGCAGATTTCGTTGCGAATGGGCTACGAAGGGCGCCTGTTGCGGTGA